From the genome of Sphingobacterium sp. UGAL515B_05:
TGATACTATTGTTTTTATGATAATAGTTGATCCCACCAAAGTAGGTTCCCAGCCAAATACCCTCATCCTTATCCTGCAGGATGTTATAAATGGCATTGTCAGATATGCCCCAAGGGTTTTCTTGTTCTTTCTGAATGTTGACGTAACGTCGGCTTGCAATTTGATAAATGAAGAGGCCAGACTCCGTTGCAAACCAATATTCATGATCATTTGGCTGTAAAATATCTCTGACATAGAGAAATTGATGCAGTTGATCCGGGCCAAGTATGGACTTGAGGGATTTATCTTGAAAGTGATAGCTATAAACGCCAGTTTTTGAAGTACCAATCAATAAGTCTCCTTCTCGATTTTCAGTGATTTTTTCAATGCTAAACCAATCCTTCGCCCCATATTTTGCTTGAAAGTCAAGCATGAGTACAGGTTTTCCCGAAGGACCTATTTGGAAGATTTTTCCTTCAGGAGTTCCGAAAAATACATTCCCATTTTTTGTACAACTGATGGATGTAATATAAAGGTCTGATTTTGTAAATTGTTGAATTGCATGACTAACTAAATCATGGCAATAGAGCATTCCATTTGATATAAACCAGATCCTTTTGCGTTGATCGGTAATAATAACGGGGACGTCTGCATTTTCAAATTGTTTACTCAGTAATCTAAATTGTTCATCGACGGGGTTGTAACAATAGATTCCCTGATCTGTACCAATCCAAATTCTCTTTCGAAAATCTTCTTTCAATGAGATGATATTGTTACCACCCAGGCTATTTTTTACAGATTTTGACGCATCAAAATGTTTGAAATTATTACCATCAAAACGATTTAACCCATCTTTTGTACCGAACCAAAGAAAACCCTGACTATCTTGCATGCTACAAATGACAGCATTGTTAGACAATCCTTCATTGATTTGATAATGATTGAAATAATAGGGCTGCGCGTGGAGCAACGAGGGGAGCAACAGAAAAAATAGAAGACGTAAAGGCTTTAGGTTGATCATGATCATTTGGTTATTGATACAAAATAGTGCTAAAATGAAACAATTTAATCTTAAAATTTCTGAAAAATTTAAGACTTTAGCTTATATATTGTAAGCGTTAAAATTATAAAAAATCTAGAAAAGGACGTACGTTCTATCTAAACAAAGATTATAAACCATTTAAAATATTACGAATGAGAGGAAATTTGACCTTGCTTGGTCTTTCTGCAATGCTGGCATTTTGTGTGTCTTGTCAGCAATCGACGGGTTCTAAAACTTCAAAAGCAGATTCTTTATCGACCTTCATGGATACCGCACAGTTTAGCGGAACTATTGATCAAAAACAGGCTTATCTATATGAATTGCGCAATAAAAATGGCGTACAAGCTTATTTTACCAATTTTGGGGCACGTTTAGTGGGATTATGGGTGCCTGACAATAAGGGTGAGTTATGCGATGTTGTTTTGGGCTTTTCTAAAGCGGCCGATTATAATAATCCCAAAGAACCATTTTTTGGTACTATTGTAGGGCCTTTTGGTAATCGGATCGCCAAAGGAAAATTTAAATTGGATGATAAAACCTATACATTGGCGGTAAATAACGGTCCTAATACACTGCATGGTGGTTTTAAAGGTGTACATTTTGCCAATTGGACATTAAAATCGTCAGATAAATCGTCGCTTACTTTTGCTTACACCTTACCTGATGGACACGAGGGTTTTCCAGGGAACATCCAGATGGAAGTGACTTATACACTTAACGATAATAATGAATTGATGATTGCCTATCGTGCTACTTCCGATAAAAAGACGGTGATCAATTTGACCAACCATGCTTACTTTAATTTAAACGGTGAGGGAAGTGGTACAATTCTGGATCATCAGCTTCAATTGTTTGCGAATGAATACACACCAGTGGATAGTACACTCATACCAACAGGGCAATTGGCACCGGTAAAGGGAACAGCTTTTGATTTTACAGGCTTGAAACCAATAGGAAAAGATATTAACGCCAATGATCAGCAACTGAGCTTTGGAAAGGGCTATGATCACAACTTTGTCTTAAGCAAGGAGAAAGATGGCGAGTGGTACAAAGCAGCCCATGTGATTGGAGATAAATCGGGTATTGTTATGGATATTTTGACCGCAGAACCTGGAATACAATTTTATAGCGGTAATTTTATGAACGAACAAGTGCAATTGAAGAATGGGAAAAAAGACTCCTTTCGCACAGCTTTTTGTCTTGAACCGCAGCATTTTCCGGATGCCCCAAACCAACCTAATTTTCCAACAACTGTCCTAACCCCCGGGCAAGTTTATCAAACGAAATCCCTGTATCGTTTTTCGGTAAAATAATACATATTTAATAATGATTGGTTTGAAAGTACACCACTGAAAAGAGGTGTACTTTCTCTTTTTAATAGACTTTAAAACGTTTTAGGTCTATTTTATTTATTTGATACAAATAGGCAGTTTTTTGAGAAAAAACGAAAGTCCATACGATTGAATATACCTTAATTTTGGACAAATCAATTATACAAACTAATCAATCTAGGTATGTTTAAGGGTCTTAAATGTCTGCCAATATCTGCTACATTGCTCTGCTGTGCGAGCAGTTTTATCCCCTTAGCAAAGGGAGCTAATTTAATTCCAGGTTCTTCAGAGGGGATCGAGTTGCAAAAAGCAATAAAAGGGGTTGTTAAGGATAAGGATGGCAATCCGATTGTAGGAGCGACAGTCGCATTGAAATCCAAGCCCAGTACTGCAGTTTCAACAGATGCCAAAGGTAATTTTAACCTGACAGGTGTCAATGTCGGTGAACTTTTGACCGTAAGATCTGTAGGCTACCTTTCCAAAGAAGTGATGGCAATCGCTGACTTGGCAATCACTTTGGAAGATGAAAATGCACGTATAGACGAAGTTGTCGTAGTGGGGTATGGTACGCAAAAGAAAGAATCTGTTACTGGTGCAATCACCGCAATTTCTTCTCAGGATATTTCCAGATCTGTTGCTACAACAACTTCCGGAGCCTTAGTCGGGAAGATCGCCGGTGTTAACAGCCGGATGTCGGATGGGCGTCCGGGAGCTCCAACAGGAATCAGTATCCGTAATATGGGGACACCCTTATATGTGATCGACGGTGTTCAAAAGGATGAAGGACAATTTAATAATTTAGATTTCAATGATATTGAATCGGTTTCGGTATTAAAGGATGCGTCTGCTGCTATTTATGGTGTACGTGCGGCCAACGGTGTTGTTGTGGTGACGACAAAGAAGGGGAAGCGGGGCGATAACAATACCTTTAATATCAATTCGTATTATGGCTGGCAGATATGTTTCGTTTTCCCAAGCCAGCCGATGCCAGTACTTATATCAAAAGCTATATTCAGTCTGATGCTATTCTCGGAACTGAGCATCCACAATTTACGTTGGCAGATCTCGAAAAGTGGCAACAGGGTACAGAGAAAGGGTATCGTCCCTTTGATTGGTATGATTATATTCTTAAAACCAGCCCACAAACCTATATTTCGGGTAATGTCAGTGGTGGGTCCGAAAAAATCAATTATTACCTGAGTGTGGGACATTTAGACCAGCAATCCATCATCCGTAATTACGGCGGCTTCAATCGTACCAATGTGCAGATGAATATTGACGCGAATGTATCAAAACGATTAAAGATTGGGGCCAATTTGAATGGTCGGATCGAACAACGTAAACAGCCGGGAGTACCTGGTGCTGACGATACTTGGCAAGCTTTATTTGCGATATATCGCAACTTGCCCACTGCACGGCCTTTTGCCAACGACAATCCTTTATATCCAACGCAGACATCACCCAATGCGGAAACCAACTTTGCGATGCTGAATTATGATCTGTCCGGTACATTTCAGGAAAAATGGCGGGTGATGCAGTTAAATTTTAATGCGGAATATAAGATCACAAATGATCTGATCGCTAAGGGAACAGTAGGCTATTATCTGGCGAATAAATGGATGGATAATCAGGAGTTTACCTATAAGCTATATGGCTATGATGAGAAGACAGATACTTACCCAGTAACTTTTAGTATGGATAACCCCTGGCGGGAGAGATCTATTTCGCAGGTTGAAGAAATCTCAACCCAATTTACCTTAAATTATAACAAGCGATTCGGTAAACATGGAATCAATGCTGTGCTTGCTGCTGAGTCCATAAAAAGAGATAATCCAGATGTGTATGTACACGATCGTCCAGCCTCCAATGCGTTGAGTTTGATCTATTTTCAGACGATGGACACTTACAATGATACGGGGGTGAATACGCAAGCGAGAGCAGGTTTTGCAGGCAGGGTCAATTATGATTATGATCAGAAATATCTTTTGGAACTTTCTTCGCGCTATGACGGTTCATGGAAATTCGCGCCAGGCAGCCGATGGGGCTTTTTTCCTTCGGTATCTGCAGGCTGGCGTGTTTCATCTGAGAAGTTCTGGTCTAAAGGTATGAGAAAAGTATTTGACGATGTGAAGTTAAGGGGATCTTACGGTGTATTGGGCGATGATAATTTGGATGCCTGGGAATATTTCGCTTTTGGTTATTTAAGTGGATATAATTATTTCCGAAAACCAGTCCGTGATGGCTATCAAAATGTCGTGGGTTCAACAATTGACGGAAAATATGTTATTGGTTCTCAGGCTCGTGGTCTTCCGGTTAAAACGCTTTCTTGGATTCAGGCCCATATGCTAAATGTTGGTTTGGACTTTAGCACACTAAAAGGTAAATTAACAGGTTCGGTAGATATCTTCCGTCGAAAAAGAACAGGGCTGCCCGCCAAGCGAGAAGATGTATTGATACCGAATGAAGTAGGTTTTAGTTTACCTTATGAAAACCTGAATTCAGATATTCACCAAGGTATCGATGGATCATTGATGTGGCGGAGTAGCGTCAATGGATTTAACTATTTCGTAGGCGGTAATTTCACTTTCGCCCGGCAAACAGACGGCGAACAATATAAACCACGTTTTGGAAACTCTTTGGATCAGTATCGAAAATCAATCTATGACCGTTATGCCTTTCTCAATTGGGGATTACATTCCATTGGACAATTCCAGTCGTGGGAAGAAATTGCAAATTATGATGTAGACAATGACCGTAAAGGTAACTCATCATTACGCCCGGGGGATATTAAGTATGAAGATATTAATGGCGATAAAGTAATCAATGAGCTGGATGAACGGCCAATTGGATATCGCCAAGGTGGTCTTCCTTATTTCAATTACGGAATTAACCTTGGCGGTCAATTCAAGGGATTTGATTTGGCGATGGATTTCACCGGAGCAGCTTTTGCTTCCTTTAATCCGAGTTATGAGGCCGTTTTCCCTTTCCATGATGGCGGCAACAATCCGCAATACTATATGGAAAACCAGTGGATGCTGAGCGATATTACGGATCCAAATAGTGCCTTGATCCCAGGAAAGTACCCTACATTAATTAAAGGAAATAGAGATCATAGTAATTATTGGCATAGCGACTTCTGGCTTACCAATGTCAACTATTTGAAATTAAGAAACCTGCAGATCGGATATACTTTACCAGAAAAATGGATGAAACCTCGAGGGATTCAGAAATTGAGGATATATACCATGATGCAGAATCTATTTAGCATAGATAATTTGGGTGATATGAAGATCGATCCAGAAATCACAAGTGATTCGGGCGTTCAGTACCCAACAAATAGAGTTATAAACGTTGGTGTTACTTTAACTTTTTAATATGATGATAAATAAGAAAGTTATTTTATTGGGTGTATGTTTAATATGTGCATTTTCAAGCTGCAATAAATTTTTGGAACGGGAATCACAGGCTATTTTTACGGACGATCAGATATTTTCGGATCAGAATATGATAAAATCTGTGCTAGCGAATTATTATGGGCGGATTAGCTGGGGACAGCAATTTGGTGACAATGGATCTTTTGCGATGTTAGATGAGGCCGGATTTTCAAGCGGTGGTCCCAATACAATGCAGGAATTTCCGAATGACTTTTGGCGTATGTACGACTACGAACTTATTCGAAATCTGAATCAATTTATCGTAGGTGTTCGTCAGTCATCATTGGACGAAAATAATAAAAAGAGCATTGAAGGTGAGGCCAGATTTATTCGTGCTTGGACTTATTTTAATATGATCAAGCGTTTGGGGGGAGTTCCCTTAGTGGGGGATAAGATCTATGATTATACGGGTGGTATGGATCCGGCAGAATTGCAGATACCTCGATCAACAGAAGCAGAAAGTTATAATTATGTGATTAGCGAATGTACCGAAGCGGCTAAAATGCTCGGTATAGAGAAAACAATAAGTTCCGCGCGAGCTAATAAATGGACAGCTTTGGCACTTAAGGCGCGGGCTAGTCTATACGCCGCCTCAATAGCGAAGTATAACTATAAAACGCCAGACGTCAAAACAGCAGGTAACGAGGTGGGGATTCCGGCAGCGGAAGCCAATAAATATTAGCAGATTGCTTACGAATCCGCATTGGATATTATCAACAATAGCCCTTATGCCCTCTATAATGGAAATGCCGATAAAGGAAAGAACTTCTATCTTGCTGTAAGTTCAAAATCAAGTAGCAATGAAGTTATTTGGGCCAAGGATTATGCGTATCCAGGTGAAACACATTTTTTTACCAACAATAACATTGCCTCATCCGTCCGTGGAGATATTGATGCCAACTTTGTTACGCCTGTTTTAAATTTGGTGGAAGCATTTGAATATACAGATGATCGAAATGGAGCATTGAAAACGAAGACTGCTACCGGAGATTACATTTACTACAATAATCCCGAAGAGTTATTTGCCCATAAAGACGCCCGCCTGTATGGTACTGTAATCTATTCTGGTGCTGATTTTGCTGGTACCAAAATCACTTACCAAGCAGGCGTTAGATATAAAGAAGGAGGTGTTTGGAAGACGATGACCGCAATACCCGGTACTTCAGATTCCAAATTCGGAGGAATTATTACAAGTAAAGATGGCCCCACGACTTCCAACGATATGTATGTCAACAAAACTGGATTTAATATTAGGAAATTTATCGACGAAAATAAAGATGCCTCTACTCGTGGGCGTGGGTCGGATATTTGGTTTGTGCGCTTCCGTTATGCTGAATTTTTGTTGATCGCTGCAGAGGCAGGCCTGGAGCTAGGTAAACCACAAGCCGAGTTGACGGGATATGTCAATAAGATCAGAGCGCGCGCGGGGATACAGGCATTGACAACAATTTCCCTGAATGATATTATTAAGGAGCGCCGCGTTGAATTTGCCTTCGAAGATCATCGTTATTGGGATCTGAAGCGTTTACGGATTGCACACGAAATCTGGAACGGAAGTGCTGATAATTACAATGCGGTACACTATGCCCTATTTCCATACAAAATATATGCTCCGGGGGATCCGAACGATGGTAAATGGGTTTTTGAGAAACAGAAATCGAGTCATACGCTCTATCCACGAAATTTTAAATATCAAAACTATTATAATTTCATTGATCAAAATTGGATTAATAACAATCCGAAGCTAGTCCGAAATCCTTATCAATAGCATTACTCTTATGAAAACTTTTTTTTGTAAATTAATAGTCAGTTTGTGTTTGCTCTTGGGTGTTTTTGCTTGTGGCAAAGATAATTATGATGCGCCACAAAGTACATTAAGTGGTCATGTCACCTATAATTCCAAACCTTTGGGGCTGAGAGGATCCAATCAATCGGTCTATCTTCAACTCTGGCAGGACGGCTATCAATTTCGGTCTCCTATTAATGTTTACTTGACTCAAGATGGTTCGTTTTCCGCAAAACTGTTTGATGGAAAGTACAAATTGGTGACGACAAGTGGGAATGGACCATGGTTGAGCAGTACCGATACCTTGCTGGTTGATGTAAAAGGTAATACCTCAGTAGATTACCCGGTGAAACCTTATTACATGATGAGTAATATAATCTATAATGTACAAGGAAATACCCTTAAAGCATCTTTTGATATCGAAACGATAGATGCGTCAAGAACCATTGATTTAGTCACTTTACTGGTCAATGATACAAAATTTGTGGATTTGGGCCAATATACTTATAAGACTGAACAAACTGGAATAAATGCCGGCCATGTCGAATTAGAACTGGATATCAAAGATATTTTGACAAAGAGTGCTGCAGTGTATGCGCGCGTAGGATTGCGGGTAAATGGTATTACTGAAGCCCTGTACGATAGTGAACCAAAGAAACTAAAATAAAAAATGATTAAAAGAATTGGCTTTTTAAACTTATTGATGGGGCTTGGTTTAGCTGCGTCGGCGCAATCCGGAATTGCGACTTCCGTAAAGCAATTACCCCTGACAGGTAACAACTCACAATATATAAACAATAGGACTCCCTTAAAACAAAATGCCTTGCTAAAATTACCCGTGGGTAGTATCGTGCCCGAAGGCTGGTTAGGGAAGTACCTCGAGTTGCAAAAAGATGGTCTTACAGGCCATTTGGGAGAAATTAGTGCTTGGCTGTCGAAGAAAAATAACGCTTGGTTAAGTACGGATGGGAAAGGAGATTATGGCTGGGAAGAAGTTCCTTATTGGTTAAAAGGCTACGCTAATTTGGGCTACATCTTGAAAGATCCTAATATAATAGCAGAGTCAAAAATCTGGTTAGAGGCTGCACTAAAAAGCCAGCGTCCTGATGGATACTTTGGACCATTGATCCTGCGTAATAACAAACCAGATCTTTGGGGGAATATGTTGATGTTGTGGTGTTTGCAGTCCTATTATGAATATAGCGGTGACCAACGTGTCTTAACGTTGATGACCAATTACTTTAAATGGCAGACCAATTTGCCGGATAGTTTTTTTCTCAAGGATTATTGGGAGAACAGTCGTGGTGGTGACAATTTGCTATCTGTATATTGGCTCTATAACAGAACACAAGGTAATGAATGGTTGATGGATTTAGCGGATAAAATCCATCGGAATACAGCCAATTGGCGGCAGAAAGATGATTTGCCCAATTGGCATAATGTCAACGTAGCGCAGTGTTTTAGAGAGCCAGCAACCTATTATCTGAAAAGCCAGTCGACTACAGATCTTAACGCAACCTACGATAATTTTCATTTCGTCAGACAAGTATTTGGTCAG
Proteins encoded in this window:
- a CDS encoding RagB/SusD family nutrient uptake outer membrane protein; this translates as MMINKKVILLGVCLICAFSSCNKFLERESQAIFTDDQIFSDQNMIKSVLANYYGRISWGQQFGDNGSFAMLDEAGFSSGGPNTMQEFPNDFWRMYDYELIRNLNQFIVGVRQSSLDENNKKSIEGEARFIRAWTYFNMIKRLGGVPLVGDKIYDYTGGMDPAELQIPRSTEAESYNYVISECTEAAKMLGIEKTISSARANKWTALALKARASLYAASIAKYNYKTPDVKTAGNEVGIPAAEANKY
- a CDS encoding DUF3823 domain-containing protein encodes the protein MKTFFCKLIVSLCLLLGVFACGKDNYDAPQSTLSGHVTYNSKPLGLRGSNQSVYLQLWQDGYQFRSPINVYLTQDGSFSAKLFDGKYKLVTTSGNGPWLSSTDTLLVDVKGNTSVDYPVKPYYMMSNIIYNVQGNTLKASFDIETIDASRTIDLVTLLVNDTKFVDLGQYTYKTEQTGINAGHVELELDIKDILTKSAAVYARVGLRVNGITEALYDSEPKKLK
- a CDS encoding RagB/SusD family nutrient uptake outer membrane protein, producing MDIINNSPYALYNGNADKGKNFYLAVSSKSSSNEVIWAKDYAYPGETHFFTNNNIASSVRGDIDANFVTPVLNLVEAFEYTDDRNGALKTKTATGDYIYYNNPEELFAHKDARLYGTVIYSGADFAGTKITYQAGVRYKEGGVWKTMTAIPGTSDSKFGGIITSKDGPTTSNDMYVNKTGFNIRKFIDENKDASTRGRGSDIWFVRFRYAEFLLIAAEAGLELGKPQAELTGYVNKIRARAGIQALTTISLNDIIKERRVEFAFEDHRYWDLKRLRIAHEIWNGSADNYNAVHYALFPYKIYAPGDPNDGKWVFEKQKSSHTLYPRNFKYQNYYNFIDQNWINNNPKLVRNPYQ
- a CDS encoding SusC/RagA family TonB-linked outer membrane protein — its product is MFRFPKPADASTYIKSYIQSDAILGTEHPQFTLADLEKWQQGTEKGYRPFDWYDYILKTSPQTYISGNVSGGSEKINYYLSVGHLDQQSIIRNYGGFNRTNVQMNIDANVSKRLKIGANLNGRIEQRKQPGVPGADDTWQALFAIYRNLPTARPFANDNPLYPTQTSPNAETNFAMLNYDLSGTFQEKWRVMQLNFNAEYKITNDLIAKGTVGYYLANKWMDNQEFTYKLYGYDEKTDTYPVTFSMDNPWRERSISQVEEISTQFTLNYNKRFGKHGINAVLAAESIKRDNPDVYVHDRPASNALSLIYFQTMDTYNDTGVNTQARAGFAGRVNYDYDQKYLLELSSRYDGSWKFAPGSRWGFFPSVSAGWRVSSEKFWSKGMRKVFDDVKLRGSYGVLGDDNLDAWEYFAFGYLSGYNYFRKPVRDGYQNVVGSTIDGKYVIGSQARGLPVKTLSWIQAHMLNVGLDFSTLKGKLTGSVDIFRRKRTGLPAKREDVLIPNEVGFSLPYENLNSDIHQGIDGSLMWRSSVNGFNYFVGGNFTFARQTDGEQYKPRFGNSLDQYRKSIYDRYAFLNWGLHSIGQFQSWEEIANYDVDNDRKGNSSLRPGDIKYEDINGDKVINELDERPIGYRQGGLPYFNYGINLGGQFKGFDLAMDFTGAAFASFNPSYEAVFPFHDGGNNPQYYMENQWMLSDITDPNSALIPGKYPTLIKGNRDHSNYWHSDFWLTNVNYLKLRNLQIGYTLPEKWMKPRGIQKLRIYTMMQNLFSIDNLGDMKIDPEITSDSGVQYPTNRVINVGVTLTF
- a CDS encoding aldose epimerase family protein gives rise to the protein MRGNLTLLGLSAMLAFCVSCQQSTGSKTSKADSLSTFMDTAQFSGTIDQKQAYLYELRNKNGVQAYFTNFGARLVGLWVPDNKGELCDVVLGFSKAADYNNPKEPFFGTIVGPFGNRIAKGKFKLDDKTYTLAVNNGPNTLHGGFKGVHFANWTLKSSDKSSLTFAYTLPDGHEGFPGNIQMEVTYTLNDNNELMIAYRATSDKKTVINLTNHAYFNLNGEGSGTILDHQLQLFANEYTPVDSTLIPTGQLAPVKGTAFDFTGLKPIGKDINANDQQLSFGKGYDHNFVLSKEKDGEWYKAAHVIGDKSGIVMDILTAEPGIQFYSGNFMNEQVQLKNGKKDSFRTAFCLEPQHFPDAPNQPNFPTTVLTPGQVYQTKSLYRFSVK